CCCCCGCGGTCGGGCGTGTCGCGATTTCCACGCAAACTCGACCGCAATCATGGGGTTCAGGGTTATGTTTGGGCTTCAGCCTGGACCCTGACACCCGGCATTATCCGGATCGGGACACGAAGAAGCGCTTGAACAACTCATCCAGTATGGCGGAAATATGGTGTAAAGGCTAATCGGCCCTGAAGAGCCATTGCCCGCCACTCGTCCCGTGAGGATGATAGGGGCATGAACGCCCAGGATTCAGGCTCCGTGGAAGATCTCGCCGCCCGCCTGCCTCCCGGGTTCACGTTGGGTGTGGCTGCTGCAGCTTTCCAGATTGAGGGCTCGCTGACCGCTGACGGCCGCGGGCCGTCGGGATGGGATGCTTTCTCCGAAAAGCCCGGGGCAATAGTCGACGGCGGCTCCCCCGCCATGGCCTGCGATCACTACAACCGCTCCGACGAAGATATTGCCTTGATGCAGGAGCTTGGTGTCGATTCCTACCGCTTTTCGCTCTCGTGGCCGCGTATCCAACCTGGAGGCAAAGGTGCAGTCAACCAGCGCGGCCTGGACTTCTATGATCGCCTGATCGACAAACTCCTGGCCGCAGGCATTTCCCCCATGGCAACGCTGTACCACTGGGATACCCCGCTGGAGTTGGAGCATGCCGGGGGGTGGATGAACCGGGACACTGCAGAACGCTTCGGAGTGTACTGCGAAGCCGCCGCCAAACGGTTCGGTGACCGCGTTGAGCACTGGGTCACCATGAACGAGCCTGTGTCCGTCACAGTTCAGGGATACGCGCTGGGTGTGCACGCCCCTGGCCGGCAACTGCTGTTCGACTCACTGCCTGCCGCGCATCATCAATTGCTGGGTCATGGGATGGCCGTGCGGGCTCTCCGGAACGCTGGCGTCAAGGGGCAGATCGGGGTGTCAAACATGCATTGCCCCGTGGAGCCGGCCAGCAACAGTCTCGGCGACAGGCTGATGACGCAGGCGCTGGACCTGATCCTCAACCGCATCTACGCCGATGCGATCCTGCTTGGCCAATACCCCAAGCCACCGTGGCCCATGAAACCGTGGTTCCGCTCGCTGGGTACCGTCCACGACGGTGATCTTGAACTGATCAGCCAACCTCTGGACTTTTACGGGCTCAACTACTACTACCCCGTGAAGGTGGCAGTGGGCCCTGGACCGGCGGAGATCCCTACCGGAAGTTCTCCCGAGATGACCAATGTTCCTTTCCATTTGGCCGCCTACCAGGAGTATGAGACCACAGGGTTCGGCTGGCCTGTTGCGCCGGAATACCTGGCGTTGCTGCTCCGCGACATGAAGGACCGGTATGGAGCGGCACTTCCCCCCGTCTACATCACGGAAGGTGGAGCAAGCTTCCCCGAGCCTGCCCACGTTGACGGACCCATCCAAGACACTAACCGCATTACCTACCTGGCTGAGCATCTTGGCCATGCCTTGACGGCAACGGGGCCTGGTGGCCTCGCCGCAGATGTGGATCTCCGGGGATATTACGTCTGGACCTTACTGGATAACTTCGAGTGGGCAGCAGGCTACTCACAACGGTTCGGCCTGACCCACGTGGACTTCGAGACCATGGAGCGGACTCCCAAGGACTCGTTCTACTGGTATCGATCCCTGGTCCGCGCACGCCACCATCACTCGTAGCATGTGTGAGTTAAATCGATCAGGCTTGGAGTCCGAACCCTACTTGCTCTTGTTGGCGCGACGTATCCGCTTGGCGCGTTCGATCTCGCTCTTGAAGTTCTTTCGACCCCACAGCACCCCGCCACCGATAGCGGCAATGACTGCCAGGAAAATCAGAAATTCCATGGTGCTCTCCTCTTCGTAGACTGCAACATTATCGGATTCCGTCACGGGTCCGCTCCGGCGGAACATCGCTCGGATCCCCGCCCTTGACCGGCCCGCCGGTATTGCTGGGCGGCTTCCGATTCAAACGCCATACCGCCAGCACGATCAGACCCAAGGCGACCAACGCGAGCATGGCAAAGGCGTAGGACCGCAGCGCCCACATAATGCTCAGCGCTACGGCGACGGCTCCCCACCACACCAGTACGCGTTCAGCCAGGAGCAGGCCCGCTGCCAGAAGCACGACGTGTGCCACCAGTACGTAGAGCTGTTGCGAAGACGTACCGCCGACGACGGTCCCCAGGGACATGAGAGACAGCAAGCCAGCGGCAAGGCAAAGCCGAAGGAGGGCCTCCGCGCGCTGCCCCTTTGCATAGCGCAGCCCTGCTATAACGGCCCCCGCCACCACGTACCATTGCGCGGTCCAGAACAAATCCGGACTGGATCCGTCCACAAAAAGCACCGCCCGTTGCAGAGCCGCGACGGAGACAATCCCCGCAAGCTCCGCTGCCAGCCACTTCCCGTTCGGTACCTCAACCACAACCAGTACCCCGGTAGCCACCACCAGGACAAATCCCAGCATGGATGTTTGATCGCGCCCCAACCCCACGGCCGCAGATGTTGCAACCGCCACGGCCGCAATGGCGGCCAGGGAGTTACGTCGCCAGTCATTGCCTTTGATGGCCGCTCCGCCAAATACTCTCAGGGAATAGAGGAGCACCGCGGTCCCCACTCCGCCAATAAGCCAGGCAGCGTAGTCGCTCCAGACACCCGCAGGCAGCTCCACCAACAAACCGTCGACGGCGGGCACGGCCCCTACCAGCACAGCCGGGGCAGCTGCGGTGTAAAGGACCGGCATCCGTTCAAAGTGCGAGGCAGCGAACAAGACACCAGCCAGGACCAGTACCGACAGTCCTGTCAGGGAGTGTGAGATGCCCAAGGTCAAAGTGCCGCCAA
The sequence above is a segment of the Arthrobacter sp. StoSoilB22 genome. Coding sequences within it:
- a CDS encoding GH1 family beta-glucosidase, with translation MNAQDSGSVEDLAARLPPGFTLGVAAAAFQIEGSLTADGRGPSGWDAFSEKPGAIVDGGSPAMACDHYNRSDEDIALMQELGVDSYRFSLSWPRIQPGGKGAVNQRGLDFYDRLIDKLLAAGISPMATLYHWDTPLELEHAGGWMNRDTAERFGVYCEAAAKRFGDRVEHWVTMNEPVSVTVQGYALGVHAPGRQLLFDSLPAAHHQLLGHGMAVRALRNAGVKGQIGVSNMHCPVEPASNSLGDRLMTQALDLILNRIYADAILLGQYPKPPWPMKPWFRSLGTVHDGDLELISQPLDFYGLNYYYPVKVAVGPGPAEIPTGSSPEMTNVPFHLAAYQEYETTGFGWPVAPEYLALLLRDMKDRYGAALPPVYITEGGASFPEPAHVDGPIQDTNRITYLAEHLGHALTATGPGGLAADVDLRGYYVWTLLDNFEWAAGYSQRFGLTHVDFETMERTPKDSFYWYRSLVRARHHHS